A stretch of DNA from Pseudorca crassidens isolate mPseCra1 chromosome X, mPseCra1.hap1, whole genome shotgun sequence:
TATGGGAAGAGGAGGCCATCATCTGGCTCAGAGATGAATAAGATTTTCCTGCAAGAGGATACCTGTTCGGAAGGAACGGTATCAAAGATGTACCCCTTGAGATATGTAAGCCGCAAACAGAGAGAATTAATATTAAAAGGGTTAAAACAGAATAAGGAATTTGAACTTGGACCTTCGTTCAAGATCGATTTTAGTGGAAAACATTACCTAGATGTCAGTGATCTTCTCCAAagagtgtctgagaaaatatatttagcaTTTCTGTCAGAGTTGAAGTACGGTGAGGATGACCCAGAGTGGGGCAAACTCCAGATGATCTTTGACTTTTACTCAGAGAAACTATATCAAGGCTTCCCCAACTTGGGAAACACCTGTTACATGAATGCAGTTTTACAGTCCTTACTTTCGATTCCATCATTTGCTAATGATTTACTCAATCAGGACTTCTTACAGGGTGAAACTCCCCTTGATGCCCTTAGCATACGCTTGGTGCAGCTGCTTGTTTTGAAAgatatttataacataaaaatcaAGGAGAAGTTacttgtgaattttaaaaacaccatttCAGCAGTTGCAGAGATATTCTCTGACAACGCGCAGAATGATGCGTATGAGTTTTTAGGTCATTGTTTAGATCAGATTAAACAAAACATGAGAAAATTAAACACAATTCGGAAGATTAAGATTGAATCTGAGGAAGGAAATTCACCTCAGCAGGTTTCTGCTGGTAGTGCTGACACCAAGGTGCTTGTTTGCCCTGTCGCCAGTAATTTTGATTTCGAGTTGCTGCGCTCAACTAGTTGCAAATCCTGTGGGCAAATTGTCCTTAAGGCAGAGGCAAACAATTCACTTTCGGTCAGTCTTCCCCAGAGAGAAAAAGCACGTCCCTTGTCTATTCAATCTAGTTTTGATCTTTTCTTTGAAGCAGAAGAGCTTGAGTATAAATGTGAGACGTGTAAGCACAGGAGTTCTGTTGCAGTGCATAAATTCAGTAGGCTACCCAGGGTCCTTATTGTGCATCTGAAACGCTATAAATTTAGTGAGTCTGGGTCCTTAAGGAAGGATGACCAAAAAGTCATTATTTCCAAATACTTAAAGTTATCTTCCCATTGCAATGAAACTACCAAACCACCGCTTCCCTTAAGCAAGAATGCACCTCTTACTGATTTCCAAGTCTTAGAACTCTTTAAGAAGATGAACTCTGAAGCCATCAGTTCATCGACAGCTTCAACAAAGCAGACCTCAGAATCCAAGGATTCTTTGGCTCCACACATTAGATCAGAAAAAGAGTCTGAACCACAAACATGCCAGACTCTTCATAAAGCTTCAAGCTTCAAGCAGCAGCAAGGAGACCTGGGAGAAGATTCTAAACTAAATATAATAGAGTCCACATTGGTAAACTTAAGACATAGAGCAGCCATTGCAAGAGAGCTATTAGCAGTAGGCTTAATGAGGAATCTGGAAGACAGCTCCCTTTCTCTGAAAGGTACACCCACCAGCAGCCCAGATACATATCACAAAGTGGCTAAAAGtcgaaaaggaaataaatacaagAGAACCAATATATCTGCAGATTTTGAGAGCATGCCTGAGACCACCGAAGAATTTTGTAAAGGTAAAAAACCCAGAATTTCAGAAGAATCTTACCAAGTGCCTGAAGAGACCCAGCAGTGTGGAGGGATAAGACTCTTTGAACAAGACCTTGGTCTTCTATTGATTCGGAGCCTTTCAGGCCCCGATGCCCAGTGGCACACAGATAAATGCAGACCTACGCAATTAAATTTCCAGGGAACCAAGGTGAGTTCCCGAGGTGTCTTGGGTTCCAATAAATATTCTGGAAGAAAGGGCTCTTCAGATGTGGCGAAGACAAAATCTTCAGCCAGGAAACCAAAAATAGAAGCCGAGATGAGAGAAAGTCATGACTATCGGCTCATTGGTATTATCAGCCATATTGGAAAGACGCCTAACACCGGACACTATGTCAGCGATGCCTACAACTTTGACAGGCAAGTGTGGTTCTCTTACAGTGATCTAAACGTATCAAGTACCCAAGAGGCCCCAGTGCAGGAGGCTAGGCTTCAAACCGGGTACATCTTCTTTTACATGCACAATGAGATCTTTGAAGAGCTgttgggaaggaaagagaactcCCAGCCTCATAGCACAAAGGAAGCAGTAGTCAAAGTAGACCCAGAAGTAGTAAAAGAAGTAGCCTCCGACTCACATACATCTCCTTAACATCTTTGACTATCACTTGGAAGGAAAACTTTGAACTCTAGCTAAACATGAAGAGGCAGTTAGCATCTACAACCAAAGTTAAGCAGAAACActtacttagaaataaataaattacttacttacttagtataataaataattacttacttagaaataaatctctgttcTAACCCTGATAAAAAACCTCAACCCCACAGTTCCAGCTGATAAAAATTCATCTCTCCTACTAGACCAGAACTGTGCTTTCCACATTCTAATGCTGTGGACTTTAAGTGTGGTCCTCAAACCAGTACCATAAGGAACATGGAAGGACTCGTGAGAAATGCAATTTCTTGATTCCACCATGGACCCACTgattcagaaactctggggagggaggctgcAAACTGATGGAGAAACACTTTTGTAGTGAGTAAAGTATCTTGGTGCTGTTGTATGTTTCagttgtttatgttttgtaaagaggtttcattgcattttttgtttcttatattcATGTATGCTTTTCCTTCGTATACTTATTATGATCAAAACAGGCACACACAATTATTCTTCTGATGAGCATACTCAGTGAtttgatgggaaaaaaatagtttctgAAGTCCtggcaaaacaaatgaaaaaaccacTTGCTGAGCCCCTGGCAATGAGACAATAGTTGCTGGGGTCTTGGCAATAAATACTAAATGAAACTGGTAGTTTATGAATCCTCCTGGGCGTACATAGATGAGACTGAACACCATATCAAGTCTCCAAATTGTTTGCtaaattccttcttttcctcAATGCCAAAGGAGCTATATACCATCAAGTTTAAACCTTGAGGATAGGGAAGTTGACTTGCCTTCAAGAAACTGAACACCTTTTCCTGTTTGTCTGCTAACAAACAGTTCTTGGTGATCTAAGCCCACCATGCCATTTTGGTCTTATCAGAGGGGCACTTGCATTGCCTAAAAGGAACATTGATTACCAGAACTTCATCTGAAGCCTTGGACAATCTTCACTCAACATTATAAGACTAATTCCAAATTTGTTTACATAACTGTAACTTACAGTATGGTGGCCTTATTCCCTGAATTAATAAACAATGAATGCTTTAAAGTGTACTTGTAGGATTTGAAAGTCTTGTTACTGATTTGATACAATGTCAAAAAACTTGTGCCTGGATATGATCTGATTCTGGTTAAAAGCCTGATGGATCCTGAGGTGGTCATattctgtaatttatgtcatTCAGGGATTTAGTAATTCTGATATTAAGCTTGTGCCTTCTCTGTAATTTAGCCTTTTGCTGTCTTTGAGGCAGTGAGTCTGTAATGCCTTGTACCTTTGTTATTAATAAATGACTTGTACTAAGAGGATTTCTCACATCATATAAAAGGAATGAACGTTCAGTCCCACCTTTACCAAAATGGGCATGTCCCCTTGTGTATGGGGTACAGTTTTAGTACAGCTGTATTAATCCAAGAGCTTGTTGATGCTCTTAATCCTGAATAGCCTTAAAGAGGTGAACGGGAATTCAGTGGTGTGGGAAAGTTTAAAAATGCCCTCTAGAGAtaggagggggaagatggcggaagaggaagacgcagagatcaccttcctcctcacagatacaccagaaatacatctacacatggaacaactcctacagaacacctactgaacgctagcagaagacctcagacctccccaaaggcaagaaactccccacgtacctgggtagggcaaaagaaaaaagaaaaaacagagacaaaaggatagggacgggacctgcaccagtgggagggagctgtgaaggaggaaaggtttccacacactaggaagccccttcatgggcagagactgcaggtggcggagggggaaagcttcggagccgcggagagGGAAAGCTTCagcgccgcggaggagagcacagcaacaggagtgcggagggcaaagcggggagattcctgcacagaggatcggtgccaaccggcactcaccagcccgagaggcttgtctgctcacccgccggggtgggcggggctgggagctgaggctcgggattcggagcttagatcccagggagaggactggggttggctgtgtgaacacagcctaaaggggttagtgcaccacagctagccgggagggagtccgggaaaaggtctggagctgccgaagaggcaagagacgttttctttcctctttgtttcctggtgcgcgaggagaggggattaagaaggctgcttaaaggagctccagagacaggcgcgagccgcggataaaagcgcggaccccagagacgggcatgagacgctaaggccgctgctgccgccaccaagaagcctgtgtgcgagcacaggtcactatccacacccacttctggggagcctgtgcagcccgccactgccagggtcccgggatccagggacaacttccccgggagaacgcatggtgtgactcaggctggtgcaacgtcacgccggcctctgccgccacaggctcgccccgcactccgtacccctccctccccctggcctgagtgagccagagcccccgaatcagcggctccttttaccccatcctgtctgagtgaagaacagatgccctccagcgacctacatgcagatgcggggccaaatccaaagctgaaccccgggagctgtgcaaacaaagaggaggaagggaaatctctcccagcagcctcaggagcagcggattaactCTCCACAATCACcgtgatgcaccctgcatctgtggaatacctgaagagacagcaaatcaacccaaattgaggaggtggactttgagagcaagatttattattttttccccctttcctctttttgtgagtgtgtatgtgtatgctcctgtgtgagattttgtctgtatagctttgctttcaccatttgtcctagggttctatccatccgtgtttttttttttgtttgttttctttaaaaaaattatttttcgtaataattattttttattttaataactttattttattttatcttactttattttaatttatcctcttccttccttccttcatttctttctttctttctttctttctttctttctttctttctttctttctttctttctttctttctttcttccttttctcccttttattctgaacggtgtggatgaaaagctcttggtgctgcagccaggagtcagtgctgtgcctctgaggtgggagagccaaattcaggacactggtccacaagagacctcccagctccataatatgaaatggcgaaaatctcccagagatctccatctcaacaccagcacccagcttcactgaatgaccagcaagctacagtgctggacatcctatgccaaacaactagcaagacaggaaaacaaccccacccattagcagagaggctgcctaaaatcataataaggccacagacacctcaaaacacaccactagacgtggacctgaccaccagaaagacaaaatccagccgcatccaccagaaaacaggcactagtcccctatacaaggaagcctacacaacccactgaaccaactttagccactggggacagacaccaaaaacaacgggaactacgaacatgcagcctgcaaaaaggagaccccaaacacagtaagataagcaaaatgagaagacagaaaaacacacagcagatgaaagagcaagataaaaatccaccagaactaacacatgaagaggaaataggcagtctacctgaaaaagaattcagactaatgatagtaaagatgatccagaatcttggaagtagaatagagaaaatgcaagaaacatttaacaaggacctagaagaactaaagaggaaacaagcaatgatgaacaacacaataaatgaaattaaaaatactctagatgggatcaatagcagaataactgaggcagaagaacggataagagacctggaagataaaatagtggaaattactactgcagagcagaataaagaaaaaagaatgaaaagaactgaggactgtctcagacacctctgggacaacattaaatgcaccaacattcaaattataggggttccagaagaagaagagaaaaagaaagggactgagaaaatatttgaagagattatagttgaaaacttccctagtatgggaaaagaaatagttaatcaagtccaggaagcacagagagtcccatacaggataaatccaaggagaaacacgccaagacacatattaatcaaactgtcaaaaattaaatacaaagaaaacatattaaaagcagcaagggaaaaacaacaaataacacacaagggaatccccataaggttaacagctgatctttcagcagaaattctgcaagccagaagggactggcaggacatatttaaagtgatgaaggagagaaacctacaaccaagattactctccccagcaaggatctcatacaaatctgatggagaaattaaaacctttacagacaagcaaaagctgagagagttcagcaccaccaaaccagctttacaacaaatgataaaggaaattctctaggccagaaacacaagagaaagaaaagacctacaataacaaacccaaaacaattaagaaaatgggaacaggaacatacatatcgataattaccttaaatgtaaatggattaaatgctcccaccaaaagacacagactggctgaatggatacaaaaacaagacccatatatatgctgtctacaagagatccacttcagacttagggacacatacagactaaaagtgacaggatggaaaaagatattccatgcaaatggaaaccaaaaggaagctggagtatgaattctcatatcagacaaaatagtctttaaaataaagactattacaggagacaaagaaggacactacataatgatcaagggatcgatccaagaaggagatataacaactgtaaatatttatgcacccaacataggagcacctcaatacataaggcaaatactaacagccataaaaggggaaatcgacagtaacacattcatagtaggggactttaacaccccactttcaccaatggacagatcatccaaaatgaaaatgaataaggaaacacaagctttaaatgatacattaaacaagatagacttaattgatatttataggacattccatccaaaaacaacagaatacacatttttctcaagggctcatggaacattctccaggatagatgggatatcttgggtcacaaatcaagctttggtaaatttaacaaaattgaaattgtatcaagtatcttttccgaccacaatgctatgagactagatatcaattaaaggaaaagatctgtaaaaaatgtaaacacatggaggctacacagtacactacttaataacgaagtgatcactgaataaatcaatgaggaaataaaaaaatacctagaaacaaatgacaatggagacacgacaaccccaaacctatgggatgcagcaaaagcagttctaagagggaagtttatagcaatacaatcctaccttaagaaacaggaaacatctcgaataaacaacctaaccttgcacctaatgcaattagagaaagaagaacaaaaacaccccgaagttagcagaaggaaagaaatcataaagatcagatcagaaataaatgaaaaagaaatgaaggaaacgagagcaaagatcaataaaactaaaagctggttctttgagaagataaacaaaagtgataaaccattagccagactcatcaagaaaaaaagggagaagactaaatcaagagaattagaaatgaaaaaggagaagtaacaactgacactgaagaaatacaaaagatcatgagagattactacaagcaactctatgccaataaaatggacaacctggaagaaatggacacattcttagaaatgcacaaccttacaagactgaatcaggaagaaatagaaaatatgaacagaccaatcacaagcactgaaatcaaaatgtgatttaaaatcttccaacaaacaaaagcccaggaccagatggcttcacaggcgaattatatccaacatttagaaaagagctaacacctatccttctcaaactcttccacaatatagcagagggaggaacactcccaaactcattctacgaggccaccattatcctgataccaaaaccagacaaagatgtcacaaaaaaagaaaactacagagaaatatcactgatgaacatagatgcaaaaatcctgaaaaaaatactagcaaacagaatccaacagcacattaaaaggatcatacaccatgataaagtgaggtttatcccaggaatgcaaggattcttcaatacacgcaaatcaatcaatgcgatacaccatattaacaaattgaaggatcaAAACCTTATGATAacttcagtagatgcagaaaaagcttttgacaaaattcaacacccatttatgataaaagctctccacaaagtaggcatagagggaacttacctcaacataataaaggccatatatgacaaacccacagccaacatcattctcaatggtgaaaaactgaaaccattaccgctaagatcaggaataagacaaggttgtgcactctcaccactattattcaacatagttttggaagctttagccacagcaatcagagatgaaaaggaaataaaaggaatccaaatcggaaaagaagaagtaaagctgtcactgtttgcagaagaaatgatattatacatagagaatcctaaatatgctaccagaaaactactagagctaatcaatgaatttggtaaagtagcaggatacaaaattaatgcacagaaatctctggcattcctatacactaatgatgaaaaatctgaaagtgaaatcaagaaaacactcccatttaccactgcaacaaaaagacaaaaatatctaggaataaacctacctaaggagacaaaagacctgtatgcagaaaattataagacactgatgaa
This window harbors:
- the USP26 gene encoding ubiquitin carboxyl-terminal hydrolase 26, encoding MAAVIVRGLVRIGSKKTKVSKVREACIEIVERERNVILVVYFNTGAYASFQLSNNIEDIDLRPSGEDQNYLHLRLQTNDLLIIEKLSSGDAENLKKFLDRVHPQPPVRPDRDGSIFASTTTQKAGGKTASHKIRRTSSSQSFEKERNETPDDKEMPLCASELSTFTCEELLEKEYGKRRPSSGSEMNKIFLQEDTCSEGTVSKMYPLRYVSRKQRELILKGLKQNKEFELGPSFKIDFSGKHYLDVSDLLQRVSEKIYLAFLSELKYGEDDPEWGKLQMIFDFYSEKLYQGFPNLGNTCYMNAVLQSLLSIPSFANDLLNQDFLQGETPLDALSIRLVQLLVLKDIYNIKIKEKLLVNFKNTISAVAEIFSDNAQNDAYEFLGHCLDQIKQNMRKLNTIRKIKIESEEGNSPQQVSAGSADTKVLVCPVASNFDFELLRSTSCKSCGQIVLKAEANNSLSVSLPQREKARPLSIQSSFDLFFEAEELEYKCETCKHRSSVAVHKFSRLPRVLIVHLKRYKFSESGSLRKDDQKVIISKYLKLSSHCNETTKPPLPLSKNAPLTDFQVLELFKKMNSEAISSSTASTKQTSESKDSLAPHIRSEKESEPQTCQTLHKASSFKQQQGDLGEDSKLNIIESTLVNLRHRAAIARELLAVGLMRNLEDSSLSLKGTPTSSPDTYHKVAKSRKGNKYKRTNISADFESMPETTEEFCKGKKPRISEESYQVPEETQQCGGIRLFEQDLGLLLIRSLSGPDAQWHTDKCRPTQLNFQGTKVSSRGVLGSNKYSGRKGSSDVAKTKSSARKPKIEAEMRESHDYRLIGIISHIGKTPNTGHYVSDAYNFDRQVWFSYSDLNVSSTQEAPVQEARLQTGYIFFYMHNEIFEELLGRKENSQPHSTKEAVVKVDPEVVKEVASDSHTSP